The following are encoded in a window of Spirochaetaceae bacterium genomic DNA:
- a CDS encoding Gfo/Idh/MocA family oxidoreductase, giving the protein MSSTIYRCAALSAVKHDYLPRAVHGHPAFEVVVVADDPQVPGWAHERNQEFAAELGVPYVRDVAAALADYGVQVAVVSSEAERHCDLSVRAAEAGMHVVQDKPMSTTLAECDRLAAAVRKADVRFLLWNRNLLPALVQAQRELQRGAIGELRAIHVDFYFAKDAGPPKGSRKPGFPPINWLARQLEAHADGSDGGVGEAAMGELQIEGIYPLGYIHALTGSRVRRVFARTAAHFHQANADNDVDDLATVTLEMDSGVLGSLCIGRIGAASHPDIGEIKLHLIGSKGALVVTEARPEVGIHYRGQPATEYPHVRIADSNNFLLMEQFKTAIETGADTVLNAEAGRDIAATVAAAIESGRTDQPVAVR; this is encoded by the coding sequence ATGAGTAGCACCATCTACCGCTGCGCCGCGCTGAGCGCGGTCAAGCACGACTACCTGCCGCGCGCCGTGCACGGCCATCCCGCCTTCGAGGTGGTGGTGGTGGCCGACGATCCGCAGGTGCCCGGCTGGGCGCACGAGCGCAACCAGGAGTTCGCAGCCGAGTTGGGCGTGCCTTACGTGCGGGACGTGGCCGCCGCGCTCGCCGACTACGGCGTGCAGGTGGCGGTGGTGAGCAGCGAGGCGGAACGGCACTGCGACCTGAGCGTGCGCGCCGCCGAGGCGGGGATGCACGTGGTGCAGGACAAGCCGATGTCCACCACGCTGGCGGAGTGCGACCGGCTGGCAGCGGCGGTGCGCAAAGCGGACGTGCGCTTCCTGCTGTGGAACCGCAACCTGCTGCCGGCGCTGGTGCAGGCGCAGCGGGAGTTGCAGCGCGGCGCGATCGGCGAGTTGCGCGCCATTCACGTCGACTTCTACTTCGCCAAGGACGCCGGGCCGCCGAAGGGCAGCCGCAAGCCCGGGTTCCCGCCGATCAACTGGCTGGCGCGGCAACTGGAGGCGCACGCCGACGGCTCCGACGGCGGCGTCGGCGAAGCGGCGATGGGCGAGCTGCAGATCGAAGGCATTTACCCGCTCGGCTACATCCACGCGCTGACCGGCAGCCGGGTGCGGCGCGTATTCGCCCGCACCGCCGCTCACTTCCACCAGGCCAACGCCGACAACGACGTCGACGACCTGGCCACGGTGACCCTGGAGATGGACAGCGGCGTGCTCGGATCGCTGTGCATCGGCCGCATCGGTGCGGCGAGTCACCCCGACATCGGCGAGATCAAGCTGCACCTGATCGGCAGCAAGGGGGCGCTGGTGGTGACCGAGGCACGTCCCGAGGTGGGCATCCACTACCGCGGCCAGCCGGCTACCGAGTACCCCCACGTGCGCATCGCCGACAGCAACAACTTCCTGCTCATGGAGCAGTTCAAGACGGCCATCGAGACCGGCGCCGACACCGTGCTGAACGCCGAGGCGGGACGCGACATCGCCGCCACCGTCGCCGCGGCCATCGAGTCGGGCCGTACCGACCAACCAGTCGCGGTCAGATAA
- a CDS encoding aldolase/citrate lyase family protein: protein MSDHRINRAIELLAGGQPIYYTGGHTGAVLTREQGKQDARTWADYVNVGMEHGCFDLSGLAHYMAGMAAGGPTASGHRTPTVIVEAPVDGTGEPVVRYNAWQFRQILARGVHGILLCQAETPDAVRAFVESCRYPRNMIGVGAGLERGTRGVGSEPSAAAVWGVDGEEYIARCDPWPLNPDGELLLGIKVESVRGVAHIEQMLAVPGLGFAECGPGDLHMSYGVERVPGQHDPRVIEAAERVRAACAANGVAFLEVCTPDNVTTQIDRGVRVVSGGQEEIARIGRAHTGRTLPVG from the coding sequence ATGAGCGATCATCGTATCAACAGAGCGATCGAGCTGCTGGCCGGCGGCCAGCCAATCTACTACACCGGCGGCCATACCGGCGCGGTGCTGACCCGTGAACAAGGCAAGCAGGACGCGCGCACCTGGGCCGACTACGTCAACGTCGGCATGGAGCACGGCTGCTTCGACCTGTCCGGTCTGGCGCACTACATGGCGGGTATGGCGGCCGGCGGACCCACCGCCAGCGGCCACCGCACGCCCACCGTCATCGTCGAGGCGCCGGTGGACGGCACCGGCGAGCCGGTGGTCCGCTACAACGCCTGGCAGTTCCGGCAGATCCTGGCGCGCGGCGTGCACGGCATCCTGCTGTGCCAAGCTGAGACGCCCGACGCGGTGCGCGCCTTCGTGGAGTCGTGCCGTTACCCGCGCAACATGATCGGCGTCGGCGCCGGGCTGGAGCGCGGCACCCGCGGCGTCGGATCGGAGCCGTCGGCGGCGGCGGTATGGGGCGTCGACGGCGAGGAGTACATCGCCAGGTGCGATCCGTGGCCGCTGAACCCGGACGGCGAATTGCTGCTGGGGATCAAGGTCGAGTCGGTGCGCGGGGTGGCACACATCGAACAGATGCTGGCCGTGCCCGGGCTGGGCTTCGCCGAGTGTGGTCCCGGCGACCTGCACATGTCCTACGGCGTGGAGCGGGTGCCGGGGCAGCACGACCCGCGGGTGATCGAAGCCGCCGAACGGGTGCGTGCCGCGTGCGCCGCCAACGGGGTGGCGTTCCTGGAAGTGTGCACACCGGACAACGTGACCACGCAGATCGACCGCGGCGTCCGGGTGGTGTCCGGCGGACAGGAGGAGATCGCCCGCATCGGCCGCGCCCACACCGGTCGTACCCTGCCGGTCGGCTGA
- a CDS encoding Gfo/Idh/MocA family oxidoreductase, with protein MMFHAGVIGATGYIGTPYRAEMRGAPDAARIVALCARRRDRLEAAARTDGCDFITDDWRAVVEHAEVDLVVVLTPDRLHREPALAAAAAGKHLFCDKPVGADVGEAYEIWRAYRDSGLGHYVPYWTRYEPKFRRAKELLAGGELGELKVVVYRWHNPRPASIPFTWRDDATLSTAGSIADVGSHAYDTVRWLIGSEAKRVVAQAGVLSPPKPDLGPIDLTEALEWGAANPASAAPRMRAGTAYDYGAIVWEFHNGAVGAMLLSHAPALRKGLAPELELHGSAASVAIDRVRHTVTVMRSDDDMTVEDIPEDRVNRWSRFVLPALAERAAGRECAHPGLYDGWRTQVFTEAVVASAKRSEWVELAEMDAEA; from the coding sequence ATGATGTTTCATGCAGGAGTGATCGGGGCTACCGGCTACATCGGCACCCCGTACCGAGCGGAGATGCGCGGCGCGCCCGATGCCGCGCGCATCGTCGCGCTGTGCGCGCGGCGCCGCGACCGGCTGGAGGCGGCGGCGCGGACCGACGGCTGCGACTTCATCACCGACGACTGGCGCGCGGTGGTGGAACATGCGGAGGTGGACCTCGTGGTGGTGCTGACGCCCGACCGCCTGCACCGGGAGCCGGCCCTGGCCGCGGCGGCGGCCGGCAAGCACCTGTTCTGTGACAAGCCGGTCGGGGCCGACGTCGGCGAGGCGTACGAAATCTGGCGCGCGTACCGCGACAGCGGACTCGGCCACTACGTGCCCTACTGGACCCGCTACGAGCCCAAGTTCCGCCGCGCCAAGGAGTTGCTTGCCGGCGGAGAGCTCGGTGAACTGAAGGTGGTGGTGTACCGCTGGCACAACCCGCGCCCGGCGTCGATTCCCTTCACTTGGCGCGACGACGCCACCCTGTCGACCGCCGGCAGCATCGCGGACGTCGGCTCGCACGCCTACGACACGGTGCGCTGGCTGATCGGCAGCGAGGCGAAGCGGGTGGTTGCGCAGGCCGGCGTGCTGTCGCCGCCGAAGCCCGACCTGGGGCCGATCGACCTGACCGAGGCACTCGAGTGGGGCGCGGCCAACCCGGCGTCCGCAGCGCCGCGCATGCGCGCCGGCACCGCATACGACTACGGCGCGATCGTCTGGGAGTTCCACAACGGCGCGGTGGGCGCGATGCTGCTGTCGCACGCCCCGGCGCTGCGCAAGGGGCTGGCGCCGGAGCTGGAGCTGCACGGCAGCGCGGCGTCGGTCGCAATCGACCGCGTGCGCCATACCGTCACGGTGATGCGCTCGGACGACGACATGACCGTGGAAGATATCCCGGAGGACCGGGTCAACCGCTGGTCGCGCTTCGTGCTGCCGGCGCTCGCCGAGCGCGCCGCCGGCCGGGAGTGCGCCCATCCCGGCCTGTACGACGGCTGGCGCACCCAGGTGTTCACGGAAGCGGTGGTGGCGTCTGCGAAGCGCAGCGAGTGGGTGGAGCTGGCGGAAATGGACGCGGAGGCGTAA
- a CDS encoding ATP-binding protein — MIRRFTITGFKRFERETTIDLDAVTLLVGANNSGKSTILEALTLFQYCVETTRRANGKDPTKSLGLSRRSVSPDEFGVLPVAEPTDLWPNGRTTIGRKQQTVELHGEYDNGADISFSLKLSYNKFSISPRSSGDIATAIGQRDIRLIPIFSGLLPREEYLTLPARQERMRMQRHGETIRNLLWDLREHHEGRWNKLIDILRDLFPESALQIEFDVDFDRFLSATYRDRALTRELDVMVTGSGFHQAVQILASVLAPGARTLLLDEPDAHLHARLQTQLMTVLERLSREEQAQFILATHSPQLLAAAPAGAVKVCMDGAVVPFDVEPTQFRLLEDLGAMDRMEIVPLLTSRAIVFVENRSDQKLLERFARKHWGEHKQRDIWRLLTFMYTYQGPVEARVLDLARQVKDLLSSPGLSGQPVRMLAIGDRDYRTDASRRKELRTHTTRAKSPAYQLTFSLRLWEANEIENYLLDREAMLAMLGRQACEKSVAADWHNHEEAFVDELDGVLEEQRETVRQAIATRIQNDDRRLALSTALDQADEFLARVWQDRARWCDAKMVIRRLHAWLQARRLPLRINDDDIVDAMDAVPTDIQRVLRELQKLAGARRTGRGRNGN; from the coding sequence ATGATTCGCCGCTTCACCATAACAGGATTCAAGCGATTCGAGCGCGAGACGACGATCGATCTCGACGCGGTGACCTTGTTGGTTGGAGCCAACAACAGCGGCAAGTCGACCATCCTCGAAGCGCTGACCCTGTTTCAGTATTGCGTTGAGACTACCCGACGTGCAAATGGGAAGGACCCAACCAAGAGTCTTGGTTTGTCGCGGCGATCAGTCAGTCCCGACGAGTTTGGCGTCCTTCCCGTAGCCGAGCCCACCGACTTGTGGCCCAATGGACGGACTACAATCGGGCGGAAACAACAGACAGTCGAACTGCACGGGGAGTACGATAACGGCGCGGATATCTCCTTCTCGTTGAAGCTCAGCTACAACAAGTTCAGTATCTCGCCGCGGTCGAGTGGCGACATCGCCACGGCAATCGGTCAACGAGACATTCGCCTCATACCGATTTTTTCGGGGCTTCTCCCGCGCGAGGAATACCTGACCCTACCGGCTCGCCAGGAGCGGATGAGGATGCAGCGACATGGAGAGACTATTCGGAACCTCCTGTGGGACCTGCGGGAACATCATGAGGGCCGCTGGAACAAGCTGATCGATATCCTCCGAGATTTGTTTCCGGAGAGCGCATTGCAGATAGAATTCGACGTGGATTTCGACCGGTTCCTCAGTGCGACATATCGCGACCGCGCACTCACCCGTGAGTTGGACGTCATGGTAACGGGGTCCGGATTTCACCAGGCAGTACAGATCCTGGCGTCGGTGCTGGCGCCAGGAGCCCGAACTCTCCTGCTCGACGAACCGGATGCCCATCTTCACGCCAGGCTGCAAACCCAGCTCATGACTGTCCTGGAGCGGCTGTCCCGCGAGGAGCAGGCGCAATTCATACTCGCGACGCATTCTCCGCAGCTCCTGGCTGCCGCTCCCGCAGGTGCGGTCAAAGTCTGTATGGATGGCGCCGTGGTACCGTTCGACGTGGAGCCGACGCAATTTCGCCTGCTGGAGGATCTCGGAGCGATGGATCGCATGGAGATCGTACCGCTCCTGACCAGTCGCGCGATCGTCTTTGTCGAGAACAGGAGCGATCAGAAGCTGTTGGAACGGTTTGCTCGCAAGCATTGGGGCGAACACAAGCAGCGCGACATCTGGCGCCTACTGACCTTCATGTACACTTACCAGGGGCCGGTAGAGGCACGGGTGCTGGATCTGGCGCGTCAGGTGAAGGACCTCCTGAGCAGCCCTGGCCTCTCGGGACAACCCGTCCGCATGCTGGCGATCGGAGATCGCGACTATCGCACCGACGCCTCACGCCGCAAGGAGTTGCGCACCCACACCACGCGCGCGAAGTCGCCCGCCTACCAACTCACCTTTTCGCTGCGGTTGTGGGAAGCCAATGAGATCGAGAACTACCTTCTCGACCGTGAGGCCATGCTGGCGATGCTTGGCCGCCAAGCGTGTGAGAAAAGCGTCGCCGCAGATTGGCACAACCACGAAGAGGCGTTTGTCGACGAGCTTGACGGGGTTCTGGAAGAGCAAAGGGAAACCGTACGGCAGGCGATCGCCACACGCATCCAGAATGACGATCGGAGGCTTGCGCTGAGCACGGCCCTCGACCAGGCGGACGAGTTTCTGGCCCGCGTGTGGCAGGACCGCGCTCGTTGGTGCGATGCAAAGATGGTCATCCGCCGGCTGCACGCCTGGCTGCAGGCGCGCAGACTCCCGCTGCGCATCAATGACGATGACATCGTCGATGCCATGGACGCGGTACCCACCGACATCCAGAGAGTGCTGCGCGAGTTGCAGAAACTCGCCGGTGCACGCCGCACGGGACGCGGTCGCAACGGCAACTGA
- a CDS encoding phytanoyl-CoA dioxygenase family protein — MTDTMAEMSAQPPRLLSDDEVLLFVTHGYHLVHPEYPDGLNEAIAEQCARTNGAGNEILDLVPLLHQVYAHPQVRGALISLLGADYAMNGHRHLHVNAPGSHSQNWHQDGTNVRHHQVWCVLAMYYPHEVPMEQGPTIIMPGTHFRNAPTDRLATYANIKGQVPLAVPAGTVAITHYDLWHAATRNRTERTRYMLKFLFDRRSAPASPTWDHDPDTVTEVAARRIREQIGPFDHASDYYKAWELRTEMWQWMLGRGAPVPPGAFKDMLA, encoded by the coding sequence ATGACTGATACGATGGCCGAGATGAGCGCACAGCCGCCGCGGCTGCTGTCGGACGACGAGGTGCTGCTGTTCGTCACCCACGGCTATCACCTGGTGCACCCGGAGTATCCGGACGGCCTGAACGAGGCGATCGCCGAGCAGTGCGCTCGGACCAACGGGGCGGGCAACGAAATCCTGGATCTCGTTCCGCTGCTGCACCAGGTGTACGCCCACCCGCAGGTACGCGGCGCGCTGATCAGCCTGCTCGGCGCCGACTACGCGATGAACGGGCATCGCCATCTGCACGTCAATGCCCCGGGGTCGCACAGCCAGAACTGGCACCAGGACGGCACCAACGTGCGCCATCACCAGGTTTGGTGCGTGCTGGCGATGTACTACCCGCACGAGGTGCCGATGGAGCAGGGGCCCACCATCATCATGCCCGGCACTCACTTCCGCAACGCCCCCACCGACCGGCTCGCGACCTACGCCAACATCAAGGGACAGGTGCCGCTGGCGGTGCCGGCGGGCACCGTGGCCATCACCCACTACGACCTGTGGCACGCCGCCACCCGCAACCGTACCGAACGCACCCGCTACATGCTCAAGTTCCTGTTCGACCGCCGCTCCGCGCCGGCGTCGCCGACCTGGGACCACGATCCGGACACGGTCACGGAAGTCGCCGCGCGACGCATCCGCGAGCAGATCGGCCCGTTCGACCACGCTTCCGACTATTACAAGGCGTGGGAACTGCGCACCGAGATGTGGCAGTGGATGCTTGGCCGGGGCGCGCCGGTGCCGCCGGGCGCGTTCAAGGACATGCTCGCCTAA
- a CDS encoding Gfo/Idh/MocA family oxidoreductase: MRIAVLSYSHHGRGIAGTVRQMGHEVVAAMDPEPGPRAGLEQEFGCPGFADAASCLDAAKPDAAIVCGKHVEIPAHVAACVERRVPYLLDKPFADCADRLRPAAQATMAAGLPHALTLPNRGSLLVEKVAQMASDGSLGDLVLYSSRLNNGPPTRYDPTPSHWLNKPAASGGGSWVVESSHGIDTFLQFAGDGPVTVVGGVIANLMHRREVEDTAVGIVRTAAGVTGIIESGFNYPSGTRAGDHFFRFVGSKASVFERYGDHGEPLIEVHTSAGVAITPDIGHGERMRRVIEWGLEAIAAGRIGTPDVMQAVRVLEVQDAVYAHLRGNAAAAGPYPLGAPPER, from the coding sequence ATGCGCATAGCCGTTCTTTCGTACAGTCACCACGGCCGCGGCATTGCCGGGACGGTCAGGCAGATGGGCCATGAAGTCGTCGCCGCCATGGATCCTGAACCGGGTCCGCGCGCCGGGCTCGAGCAGGAGTTCGGCTGTCCGGGGTTCGCCGATGCGGCGAGCTGCCTGGACGCCGCGAAACCGGATGCGGCGATCGTGTGCGGCAAGCACGTGGAGATTCCCGCGCACGTCGCGGCCTGCGTGGAGCGCCGCGTGCCCTACCTGCTCGACAAGCCGTTTGCCGATTGCGCGGACCGCCTGCGCCCCGCGGCGCAGGCGACCATGGCGGCCGGCCTGCCGCACGCCCTCACGCTTCCCAACCGCGGCAGCCTGCTGGTGGAAAAGGTGGCGCAGATGGCGTCCGACGGCAGCCTCGGCGACTTGGTGCTGTACAGCAGCCGGCTCAACAACGGGCCGCCGACGCGCTACGACCCGACCCCGTCGCACTGGCTCAACAAGCCGGCGGCCTCCGGCGGCGGGTCGTGGGTGGTGGAGTCTTCGCACGGCATCGACACCTTCCTGCAGTTCGCCGGTGACGGTCCGGTCACGGTGGTCGGCGGCGTGATCGCCAACCTGATGCACCGCCGCGAGGTGGAGGACACCGCGGTGGGCATCGTTCGCACCGCCGCCGGGGTTACCGGTATAATCGAGTCGGGGTTCAACTACCCCTCGGGCACCCGCGCCGGCGACCACTTCTTCCGCTTCGTCGGCAGCAAGGCGTCGGTGTTCGAGCGCTACGGCGACCACGGCGAGCCGCTGATCGAGGTGCACACCAGTGCCGGCGTCGCCATCACGCCCGACATCGGCCACGGCGAGCGCATGCGGCGCGTCATCGAATGGGGGCTGGAGGCGATCGCCGCCGGGCGCATCGGCACGCCGGACGTGATGCAGGCGGTACGCGTGCTGGAGGTGCAGGACGCGGTGTACGCCCACCTGCGCGGCAACGCCGCGGCCGCCGGCCCCTATCCGCTCGGCGCTCCACCCGAGCGCTGA